A window of [Clostridium] innocuum genomic DNA:
TTCAGTGCCGGTTCTCCCCTGTATCAGAATGTTACGATAGGAGGACAGACTCAAGATGGAAAGGATGCTGTAAATATGCTGTCCTTTCTCATTCTGAAATCTGTTGCACAGACCCGTCTTCCACAGCCTAATCTGACTGTACGCTATCATAGAAATTTATCTGCTGCGTTTATGGATGAAGCAATCGAGGTCGTAAAGCTGGGAACCGGGATGCCGGCTTTTAATTCCGATGAGGTTATAATTCCATCCTTCATGGAAAAGGGAGTTGGTAAAGAAGATGCATATAATTATAGCGCGATTGGCTGCGTGGAAACCGCAGTACCCGGAAAATGGGGATATCGCTGTACCGGTATGAGCTTTCTGAATTTTCCGAAAACGCTGCTGATTGCCATGAATGCAGGTGTGGATCCTGCCAGTCGGGTAAAGCTGGTGAAGGGGCTTACACATTTCTGTGAAATGACATCCTACGCTCAGCTACAGGAAGCATGGGATATAACAATACGTGAGTTCACAAGACATTCTGTAATCATTGAAAACTGCTGTGATCTCGTTCTGGAGCAGGATGTTCCCGATGTATTATGCAGTGCATTGACGGAGGATTGTATCGGACGGGGGAAAACCATTAAGGAAGGCGGCGTTGTATATGATTTCATATCCGGGCTGCAGGTGGGAATCGCCAACCTTGCGGACAGTCTGGCAGCTGTAAAAAAGCTGGTATTTGAGGAACAAAAAATAACTGCGAATCAGCTATGGGATGCATTGATGGATGATTTTACATCACCGGAGCATAAAGCGATACAACAGATGCTGATTTCGAATGCTCCCAAATATGGAAATGATGATGATTATGTAGACCAGCTGATTGTGGATGCCTATGATGTCTATATCAATGAAGTGAAAAAATATCCGAATACGCGTTATGGAAGAGGACCGATCGGAGGAACACGGTATGCCGGTACCTCCAGTATCTCTGCCAATGTCGGTCAGGGAAAGGGAACTCTTGCTACTCCGGACGGGCGTAATGCTGCCACACCGCTTGCTGAAGGCTGTTCCCCATCACATGGTATGGATAAGAACGGACCTACTGCTGTATTCAAAACCGTTTCCAAGCTTCCGACACATGAAATTACCGGCGGGGTGCTGTTAAATCAGAAAATGACGCCGCAGATGCTGTCGAGCGAGGAGAATAAGCAGAAGCTGGAAATGATGATACGTACCTTCTTTAATCGCCTGGACGGTTACCATGTTCAATATAATGTAGTTTCCCGTGATACACTGCTTGATGCACAGAAGCATCCGCAGAAGCATCGGGATTTGATTGTCCGTGTTGCCGGTTATTCTGCTTTCTTTAATGTCCTGTCCAGGCAAACACAGGATGATATAATTGAGCGTACAGAACAAACGTTATAGTCCGTGAAGAAAATCTGTCTGCGTTTATAAAGAAAAAGAATCGTGATGTCCTGCACTATACAGGTTCACGATTCCTTTTTAATGCTTATTGCTATACAGATGTCTTGCGACATAAACGCCGCTTGCACTTGCATGTGAGAGGGAATGGGTAACACCGCTGCAATCACCAATCACATACAGTCCTTCATGCCTGGTTTCCAGATTATGATCAATTTCAACCTCCAGATTATAGAATTTTACCTCTACACCATACAGCAGGGTATCATCATTGGCAGTTCCCGGTGCCACCTTGTCCAGTGCATAAATCATTTCGATAATGTCATCCATCTGACGTTTAGGAATTACCAGACTCAGATCACCCGGTGTAGCGGATAAGGTTGGTGTGACGAAGCTTTCCGCGATACGGGAATCCGTGCTTCTCTGTCCGCGTATCAAATCACCAAAGCGCTGTACGATGACACCGCCCCCAAGCATATTGGAAAGACGCGCAATGCTTTCCCCATATTCGTTGCTGTCCTTAAACGGCTCTGTAAAGTGATTGCTTACCAACAGGGCGAAATTCGTATTCTCTGTATAGCGGGAAGGGTCTTCATAGCTGTGTCCGTTCACCGTTACAATTCCGTTGGTATTTTCACTGACGACAACACCGCGGGGATTCATGCAGAAGGTACGGACCTTGTCCTGAAACTTCGTCGTACGGTATACGATTTTGCTTTCATACAATTCATCCGTCAGATCGGAAAAAATGCTGTAGGGCAGTTCTACACGCACACCGATGTCCACACGGTTGCTCTTCGTGGCAATTCCCAGGCTTTTACAGATGCTTCCCATCCATTTGCTTCCGCTGCGGCCTGTGGATATAATGCATTTGCTGCCGGTAAAGCTTTTATCCCTGCTCACCAGACGATAGCCGTTCTCCAGCTTTTCCACTGCATCTATATGCGTATGGAAGTGGATTTCAATTTTATCCTTCAGCTGATTGTACAGGTTTTCCAGAACAATATAATTCACATCCGTACCAAGATGGCGTACGCTTGCCTCCAGCAGATGTAAATCATTCTGCATGCATTTCTTTTTCAGATGCGTATTTTCATTTGTATAAAGCTTTGTCCCCTGTCCACCGTTTGCCACATTGATCTCATCGACATAATTCATCAGATCAATTGCTTCTTTCCTTCCGATATGTTCGTATAAGGTACCGCCAAACTGGTTGGTGATATTGTATTTTCCATCAGAAAAGGCTCCTGCTCCGCCAAACCCGTTCATAATGGCACAGGTCTTACAGTTGATGCAGGATTTAATTTTCACCCCGTCAATCGGACATTTTCTTTTTTCCAGCGGGTTTCCTGTTTCGAATAAAGCAATCTTCAGCTCCGGGTTCAGTTTCATCGCCTCGTAGGCAGAGAAAATACCGCCGGGACCGGCCCCGACAATCAGTAAATCAAAATCCATATGTTACCTCCATCGTTATATGTATAACTTCCGGGAAATCTTGAATTTCCTATGGTATTTTATCACAGAAACAGAAAAAAGCCAGCGGTATTCGTGAAAACTTTATGAAAACGGTTACTATTCACTAACCTATATTGTATATAACGCTTAGATAAGGGCAAAAGAAAGCTTATATTACTTATGGGTTTTGATTGAAACTGCGTATCATAAGCATAAATAACTCTCCACACTTGTTATGCAGAGAGCCTTTCATTGTATGGAGATATGGTTAAAGGTGTTGCTCTTATACGATCACTTACATCGTGTCAGGTATGTACTTGTTTTTTAATAGCCTCCAGGGTATCACACTTTAAAATTAAACTCGATACGATATGCAACTGGTCCTCGGTTAATGACTGCAGCCACGCTGTGCAGTCTTCCTGATATTTGGCTTCCATAAGACTATGTAAGAGCTGTCTCTCTCCTTCGATTCTACCTTCAACCTTACCTTCAGCTTTCCCTTTAATGATTCCTTCCTTCATCCCCTCTTCAAAGCTGTCCTCCAAGCCGTAGCGATAACGTGCCTCTCCCATCTGAATCGCCATTGCGGTTGACCACAGCTCATCATCCTTCTGCATTTCCTCGTACTTGTCCATGAATACCTTCACCAGCCTTTCCTTTGATTCCAGTATATCATTTTTCGCATTGTTTTCAAACAGGAAGCACTGCTGTTCAAAGTCATCCATCTGCTGGATGGCCTTTTTCTTAGCGATTTCATTGATAACAGGCAGATGGATGTAGGTTCTTCTAATCAATGGGTGTTTACTCTCATCTTCCCCCTGCTCATTGCGCATCTGATAGTGATTGATCAGATTTTTATTATTCCATGCGCATTTTTCAATGAAAATAATCTGATATACCGGCTTTAAATCCTTGTACTTTTCACTGCTATCCAGCTGGTTGTTCAATGCTCTGGCCCCATAAAATTCAAAGCGCATCATTTCCGCTACTCCTGCATAGGTAGTCTGCATTTCCAGGTTAAAAAAACGACCTTTCTCATCCTTCACATGAACATCCAGAATAATGCGTTTCTTCCCGATTGTTCCGGGATCCAGATTCGGATTCTGTACAATGCTTTCCTTTACCTTAATTCCGGTAACACGTTCAATAATGGTGTTGCGGGCGTACACAGAGCCTTCATCCTCACGTGACAGTGTGTACTTGAAGAATACATCATTGCAGTAATCCAATACAGTATTTGCTTTCGTATTTTCCATGACGAAAACCTCCTTCTGTAAGCTCATCATCACTTACATACTTCTATACGTTAAGAAGGTATGAAATTCCAAAAAAATCCACATATTCTTGATTTTTTCCTGCTTTAAAAGGATTGTCAGCTTGCATTTTACAGAGTTGCGATTTCGATCACTTCTATCTAAATGTATATAACAGAAAAAGATGAGGCGATAAAATAGCTTTTCTGCCTTTATAAAGAAACAGGTATAATCCTGCAATCGATGTCCATACTTCAGCTATGAGGTGAAGAAATGAAACGTTATGCAATAATCGGCTGTCTGTGGTTTCTTATGGCATCTGCTATGATTCATGGAAATGCCAGAGCAGAGATTGATTATGAAATCCGCTATGACAGCAATACGAAGCAGACCTATGAGCTGAAACAGAAAATTCAGGATATCTATTCCGAGCTGGTTCGTGGTGTACATAAGGAATCCTATATTCTGATGGTGCTTCATAATAAGGAATTATTTGCTTACCGAAAGGATCTTCAGGCTGACTGGAAACAGAATCAGCTAGTGATTACTGAGGGTGATGGAAAAGGAGATACGATTACCGGTACGCTGCGAACAGAAAGTGTGTGTGTTCCGGAGGTTCAGCCGCGTTCCCTTTTTCAGGAGATATTTCAATAGATATATTTGCAAACATCAACGGCTTTTTCCTGTTGGTGTTTTTTTTTTCTTGCAGGTGAGTCACGGTTTCCTGCAACTTGGTTGAATTTTATAGCTTTTCTATTCATGTGCAAATATAATAAAAACAGGAGGATG
This region includes:
- a CDS encoding multidrug transporter, translated to MKRYAIIGCLWFLMASAMIHGNARAEIDYEIRYDSNTKQTYELKQKIQDIYSELVRGVHKESYILMVLHNKELFAYRKDLQADWKQNQLVITEGDGKGDTITGTLRTESVCVPEVQPRSLFQEIFQ
- a CDS encoding glycyl radical protein, whose product is MENREHFGTLTERMHSFREELLNTEASIDATRAVLATQAYQEHADKPLLVKRAFMLKNILENMPIFIEPQTLLAGNQAKKNRAAPVFPEYAMDWVIKELDEFELRDGDVFQIDDETKEELKSIAPYWYHNTTLDKGLAMIPPESRIFYDLGIIKAEGNITSGDAHIAVDYGKIMRKGLRYYEQRTLQEKRKLDMTDPDSISKYHFYEAILIVIAAVQAFAKRYAELALAQAEAAQGKRKQELQKMSQILDRVPYEPAENFHEAIQSMWLVHLVLQIESNGHSLSYGRMDQYLYPYVKHDLDMRVLQEDQAVELLTNLWLKTFTINKVRSWSHTQFSAGSPLYQNVTIGGQTQDGKDAVNMLSFLILKSVAQTRLPQPNLTVRYHRNLSAAFMDEAIEVVKLGTGMPAFNSDEVIIPSFMEKGVGKEDAYNYSAIGCVETAVPGKWGYRCTGMSFLNFPKTLLIAMNAGVDPASRVKLVKGLTHFCEMTSYAQLQEAWDITIREFTRHSVIIENCCDLVLEQDVPDVLCSALTEDCIGRGKTIKEGGVVYDFISGLQVGIANLADSLAAVKKLVFEEQKITANQLWDALMDDFTSPEHKAIQQMLISNAPKYGNDDDYVDQLIVDAYDVYINEVKKYPNTRYGRGPIGGTRYAGTSSISANVGQGKGTLATPDGRNAATPLAEGCSPSHGMDKNGPTAVFKTVSKLPTHEITGGVLLNQKMTPQMLSSEENKQKLEMMIRTFFNRLDGYHVQYNVVSRDTLLDAQKHPQKHRDLIVRVAGYSAFFNVLSRQTQDDIIERTEQTL
- a CDS encoding NAD(P)/FAD-dependent oxidoreductase, whose amino-acid sequence is MDFDLLIVGAGPGGIFSAYEAMKLNPELKIALFETGNPLEKRKCPIDGVKIKSCINCKTCAIMNGFGGAGAFSDGKYNITNQFGGTLYEHIGRKEAIDLMNYVDEINVANGGQGTKLYTNENTHLKKKCMQNDLHLLEASVRHLGTDVNYIVLENLYNQLKDKIEIHFHTHIDAVEKLENGYRLVSRDKSFTGSKCIISTGRSGSKWMGSICKSLGIATKSNRVDIGVRVELPYSIFSDLTDELYESKIVYRTTKFQDKVRTFCMNPRGVVVSENTNGIVTVNGHSYEDPSRYTENTNFALLVSNHFTEPFKDSNEYGESIARLSNMLGGGVIVQRFGDLIRGQRSTDSRIAESFVTPTLSATPGDLSLVIPKRQMDDIIEMIYALDKVAPGTANDDTLLYGVEVKFYNLEVEIDHNLETRHEGLYVIGDCSGVTHSLSHASASGVYVARHLYSNKH
- a CDS encoding Rpn family recombination-promoting nuclease/putative transposase; translation: MENTKANTVLDYCNDVFFKYTLSREDEGSVYARNTIIERVTGIKVKESIVQNPNLDPGTIGKKRIILDVHVKDEKGRFFNLEMQTTYAGVAEMMRFEFYGARALNNQLDSSEKYKDLKPVYQIIFIEKCAWNNKNLINHYQMRNEQGEDESKHPLIRRTYIHLPVINEIAKKKAIQQMDDFEQQCFLFENNAKNDILESKERLVKVFMDKYEEMQKDDELWSTAMAIQMGEARYRYGLEDSFEEGMKEGIIKGKAEGKVEGRIEGERQLLHSLMEAKYQEDCTAWLQSLTEDQLHIVSSLILKCDTLEAIKKQVHT